The following are from one region of the Paenibacillus protaetiae genome:
- a CDS encoding ROK family protein: protein MNTSIVLDSVLKHAPLSRAQISEMTGLNKATVSSLVQDLIDGHLIIETGPGQSSGGRKPVMLVFNATAGYAVGIDLGVNYIRGILTDLEGAVVSEHELDMNHHEPDFALNQLISCIEQLMDLAPDSPYGIVGIGLGVPGIVDDEGSILFAPNMQWRKVDLRRMLEERFSLPVTIDNEANAGAQGEQKYGAGRGIAHQIYVSVGIGIGTGIILNKELYKGASGFSGELGHLSIEYDGKPCRCGNKGCWELYASENALLQQAAELGLPGSSSLSNLIKAAEAGDKQVQSLFEEIGSYLGAGISSIINVFNPDIVIIGNRMSRAKAWLEPSLQRAVAERTLSYHHERVKLTFAELQDQSAVRGAAYYAISHFFNQVKSQ, encoded by the coding sequence ATGAATACATCCATTGTGCTGGATTCCGTTCTGAAACATGCGCCGCTGTCACGCGCGCAAATTTCAGAAATGACCGGCCTGAACAAAGCAACCGTCTCAAGCCTCGTTCAGGATTTGATTGACGGGCATTTGATTATTGAGACCGGTCCCGGCCAGTCCAGCGGCGGAAGAAAGCCCGTCATGCTTGTATTTAACGCGACGGCGGGTTATGCGGTTGGCATCGATCTGGGCGTCAATTACATTCGCGGCATATTAACCGATCTCGAAGGCGCCGTTGTAAGCGAGCACGAGCTGGATATGAACCACCACGAACCTGATTTTGCGCTAAACCAGCTCATTTCATGCATCGAGCAGCTCATGGATTTGGCACCGGACAGCCCTTACGGCATTGTGGGCATCGGCCTCGGCGTACCGGGTATTGTAGATGATGAAGGGTCTATTCTATTTGCACCTAATATGCAGTGGCGCAAAGTCGATTTGCGCCGCATGCTGGAAGAACGGTTTTCCCTTCCCGTAACCATTGACAACGAAGCGAATGCAGGTGCGCAGGGCGAGCAAAAATACGGGGCCGGGCGCGGCATTGCGCATCAAATCTATGTCAGCGTCGGGATCGGGATCGGCACCGGCATTATTTTGAACAAGGAGCTTTATAAAGGGGCATCCGGATTTTCGGGGGAGCTTGGGCATCTGTCGATCGAATACGACGGGAAGCCTTGCCGCTGCGGCAATAAAGGCTGCTGGGAGCTGTACGCTTCGGAAAATGCGCTTTTGCAGCAGGCAGCCGAGCTTGGGCTGCCCGGCAGCAGCAGCCTCAGCAATCTGATTAAAGCGGCGGAAGCCGGCGACAAGCAGGTGCAGTCGCTGTTTGAGGAGATCGGCTCTTATTTGGGAGCCGGCATTTCCAGCATCATTAATGTGTTCAATCCCGACATTGTCATTATCGGCAACCGGATGAGCCGGGCGAAAGCATGGCTGGAGCCGTCCCTGCAGCGGGCTGTTGCGGAACGCACATTGTCGTATCACCATGAACGCGTCAAGCTGACGTTTGCCGAGCTGCAGGACCAGTCGGCGGTGCGCGGCGCTGCTTATTATGCGATCAGCCACTTTTTCAATCAGGTCAAAAGCCAATAA
- a CDS encoding DUF1836 domain-containing protein — protein sequence MESFILTRKDMAKLLLALNGQSHESPLQVLQASWTSSHLNDQQQGSAMPAFLSTSLPPVIEKLIKGTRVKGFSLQEIAALGRLIEYSGVSLTAMQNWVKRDFKPYFDCPKVGKKYSINQAALLFIIDDLKYNLDFESIRKLFCILFNKPEDENDDLVGPVSLYEAYSDMFEQLDATHRQIEAKATDSENYKQDFVTEQMVLAAANRYARTLPELTGRQREAVRNFMLIAAVSIQTAYCHSVSKRYFNATMFL from the coding sequence ATGGAGAGCTTTATACTAACCCGCAAAGATATGGCCAAGCTGCTGCTTGCATTAAACGGCCAAAGCCATGAAAGCCCGCTGCAGGTGCTGCAAGCCAGCTGGACAAGCAGCCATCTTAATGATCAGCAGCAAGGTTCGGCCATGCCCGCCTTTCTCTCGACCTCCCTGCCTCCCGTCATTGAAAAGCTGATTAAAGGAACGCGGGTGAAAGGGTTTTCTCTCCAGGAAATTGCCGCGCTTGGCCGGCTGATCGAATATTCCGGCGTTTCGCTGACTGCGATGCAAAACTGGGTCAAACGCGATTTCAAGCCCTATTTCGACTGCCCGAAGGTCGGCAAAAAATATTCAATTAATCAGGCAGCACTGCTGTTTATAATTGATGACTTGAAATATAACCTGGATTTCGAGTCGATTCGCAAGTTGTTCTGTATTTTATTCAACAAACCGGAAGACGAGAATGACGATCTCGTTGGCCCCGTTTCGTTATATGAAGCTTATTCGGACATGTTCGAGCAGCTTGACGCCACTCACAGGCAGATTGAAGCGAAAGCGACGGATTCGGAAAACTATAAACAGGATTTTGTAACGGAGCAAATGGTGCTTGCCGCGGCTAACCGTTACGCCCGCACGCTGCCCGAGCTTACCGGCAGGCAGCGCGAAGCAGTCCGCAATTTTATGCTGATTGCGGCGGTCTCCATTCAAACCGCCTATTGCCATTCCGTGTCCAAACGTTATTTTAATGCGACGATGTTTTTATAA
- a CDS encoding hemolysin family protein, with product MGIGFNLFLFAVLIILSAFFVATEFAIIRLRSSRVDQLVLEGKKNALAVQRVTSSLDAYLSACQLGITITALGLGWLGEPTIAKLLLPLFESMNLDGEISHVVAFIVSFVLVTYVHVVIGELAPKTFAIQKAEAISFAFAKPIIYFYKVMYPFIWLLNGSANSLVRIFGLKPASEKDEAHSEEEIQIILTESLESGKINTTEYGYVSRIFAFDEMLAKEIMVPRTDMIALYTNKTFKENLEIIRKEQYTRFPVAADSKDNIIGMINTKQLFLEYDSDKGVDFKSLIHPVLTVPEVIPVKQLLKRMQQERVHIAILMDEYGGTSGLITIEDILEEIVGDIRDEFDQDERKEIEKLDENCYLLDGKVSLDELADLTGCSFDDEEVDTVGGFLYIHVREPKAGKEFFYENLHFIVREVGKNRIKKVEMIIQKEEELASLAEIEPA from the coding sequence ATGGGTATAGGATTTAATCTGTTCTTGTTTGCAGTTCTCATTATACTGTCGGCTTTTTTTGTGGCTACGGAGTTTGCGATTATTCGCTTGCGTTCCAGCCGTGTCGACCAGCTCGTTCTGGAGGGCAAAAAAAATGCGCTGGCGGTACAACGGGTGACCAGCAGCCTGGATGCTTACTTGTCGGCGTGCCAGCTAGGCATTACGATTACGGCACTGGGTCTGGGCTGGCTTGGAGAACCAACGATTGCGAAACTGCTGCTCCCGCTGTTTGAGAGCATGAACTTGGACGGAGAAATCAGCCATGTTGTAGCATTTATCGTTTCATTCGTATTGGTAACCTACGTGCATGTCGTCATCGGCGAGCTTGCGCCTAAAACGTTTGCCATTCAAAAAGCGGAAGCGATCAGCTTCGCGTTTGCAAAACCGATTATTTATTTCTATAAAGTGATGTATCCGTTTATTTGGCTGCTGAACGGCTCGGCGAACAGCCTCGTCCGAATTTTTGGCTTAAAACCGGCAAGCGAAAAGGATGAAGCCCATTCCGAGGAAGAAATCCAGATCATTTTGACCGAAAGCCTGGAGAGCGGCAAAATCAACACGACGGAATATGGATATGTAAGCCGCATTTTTGCTTTTGACGAAATGCTGGCCAAGGAAATTATGGTACCGCGTACCGACATGATTGCACTGTATACCAACAAAACGTTCAAGGAAAATCTGGAAATTATCCGCAAAGAGCAATATACGCGGTTTCCGGTCGCTGCGGACAGCAAAGATAATATTATCGGCATGATCAATACGAAGCAGCTGTTCCTGGAATATGATTCGGATAAAGGCGTTGACTTTAAAAGCTTGATTCATCCGGTGCTGACGGTGCCGGAGGTCATTCCGGTGAAGCAGCTGCTGAAACGGATGCAGCAGGAGCGTGTCCATATCGCGATCCTGATGGATGAATACGGCGGCACTTCCGGTCTGATTACAATCGAGGACATTCTGGAGGAAATCGTCGGCGATATCCGCGACGAATTTGACCAGGATGAACGGAAGGAAATCGAGAAGCTGGACGAAAACTGCTATCTGCTTGACGGCAAAGTATCGCTGGATGAACTGGCCGATTTGACCGGCTGCAGCTTTGATGACGAAGAAGTGGATACGGTTGGCGGCTTCCTGTATATACATGTCCGCGAGCCGAAAGCCGGCAAAGAATTTTTTTACGAGAATCTTCATTTCATCGTCCGCGAAGTAGGCAAAAACCGTATTAAAAAAGTGGAAATGATTATTCAAAAAGAAGAAGAACTAGCGTCGCTGGCCGAGATCGAGCCGGCGTAA